ATCGCACGGACATTGGGCTGTGGCTGGCCACTCCTAAAAACCAGACCATTTCGCAGCCCATCACTATCTCCGTGCAGACACGTGCCGGTATCGTAACCTTATACGCTGCCGGCATAGCCGGCGCTCTCGCGCTGGTTTTGGCTACGCTCTTTCGGCTTGGCCGTCACCGACGCAAAAATCACAAGGCTGAAAAGTAAAAGTTGAAGTTGTATCCTCTATGACCGAAAAAGATGGCCGCCAGGCCCACCACGCGGAGAAGGCACCTGCAGGCGCGGTAGACCCCACGGATACCGCCCCCAATGCGAAAGAAAACCGTGTCCCGGTTACCGCCGGCGCGCGCGGCCGCATCGTGCGCGCCTCTCCGCCCGCACCAGTACCAGAAAAGCGGCCCACCCCCTCAGTGCAGAACACCACTGTTCCCCCTGAGGAAGATAAGTCCGCGCTGACTGGCCGCAATGCGGAGATCGAGGCCTCCAATCAGGATGTCATCCGCGCGACGGGAACGATGGCCATCGCCACGCTGCTCTCGCGCATCACCGGCTTCCTACGGCAGATGCTGATCGGCGCCACCCTTGGTGCCACGGTGGGTACGGCCTTCAGTAGCGCCAACCAGATCCCCAACCTGGTCACCGAAATCGTGCTGGGCGCGGTGCTGACCTCACTAGTGGTCCCGGTCTTGGTGCGCGCGGAGAAAGAGGACTCGGACCGCGGCGAAACCTTCGTCCGAAGACTTTTTACCCTGGCGTTTTCCATCCTGGGCATCGTTACCATCCTCTCCGTTATCTTCGCGCCATTCTTAACGAGGATGATGCTGCCTGAAGATTCCAAGGCCAATGCCGTACAGGCAACATCATTGGCCTTCTTGCTCTTGCCGCAGATCCTGTTCTACGGCCTCTTCGCCCTCTTCCAGGCGGTCCTAAATACCAAGAATATCTTTGGCCCTGGTGCCTGGGCGCCGGTGGTCAATAACATCATTTCCATCAGCGTCCTGCTGGCGTATCGCTTCTTGCCAGGCCGCCTCGACCCGCACGATCCTACGCCGGTGGCGGATCCACACATCATGCTGCTAGGCCTGGGCACCACCACGGCGGTGATCGTGCAGTGCTTGATCCTTGTGCCGTACCTGAAAAAGGCCGGCATCAACCTACGCCCGAAGTGGGGCCTCGATGCCCGCATCAAGCAATTCGGCGGCATGGCGCTGGCCATTATTACCTATGTGGCCATCTCCCAGCTGGGTTACGTGGTCACCTCCCGCGTGGCGGCGTATGCCGATGCCGGTGCGCCGCTGGTCTACCAGAACGCATGGCTGATGCTGCAGGTGCCGTACGGCGTTATCGGCGTGACCTTGTTGACCGCCATCATGCCGCGGCTTTCGCGCAATGCCGCCGATGGCGATGTCGATGCCGTGGTGCGCGACCTCACCTTGGGCACCAAGCTGACCTTCATCGCGCTTATCCCCATCGTCATTTTCATGACGGGCTTCGGCGTGCCCATCGCCCGCGCGCTATTCCAATACGGCGCCTATGGCGCAGATAGCGCAGAGCAGCTCGGCCTCACCATCAGTTTTTCCGCCTTTACCTTGATCCCGTATGCGTTGGTGCTGCTGCACCTGCGCGTTTTCTACGCCAGGGAAGAGGCGTGGACGCCCACCTTCATCATTGCCGGCATCACGCTGACCAAGATCGTGCTGACCCTGCTGGCACCGCTGATGACCAGCAACCCGGACCGGGTGGTTATCCTCCTCGGTACCGCCAACGGTTTTGGCTTTGTCTCCGGTGCGGTCATCGGCGGCTTCCTGCTCAAGCGCAAGCTGGGCAGCCTGGGCGGTAAGGCCGTGACCCAGACGGTCCTCTGGTCCTCCGGTGCCGGCGCGGTCGGACTAGTTGTCTCCTGGGCGCTGTACTGGCTCATGCAATTGGTCTTGCCGGCGCAACTGCCTTCGATCGTCTCGCTGGTCAAGGTCGTCGTGCTGGGCATCGTCTTTGTGATTATCACCGGAATCGTCCTGTCCAAGTCCTCCCTGCCCGAGGTGCAGAACCTGGCGCGCGCCCTCCAGCGCATCCCGGGAATGTCCCGGTTCATCACGGTGGACAATTCCAAGGCCATCGAAGTCGAGGAACCAGACCTGCAGGAAATCCAGCCGGTCTATACGCAGGATTCCTTCAACGCCACCTTGGTGCCGCCACCGATGTCCGCCGGTATCGTCCGCGGCCCGCGCTTGGTCCCCGGCGCCCCCGTATCGGACGGTCGCTTCCGCCTCCTGCAGGATCACGGCGCTGTATCCGGCGCCCGGTTCTGGCAGGCCCGCGAACAAGCCACCGGCCGCCTCGTGGCGCTGACGTTCGTCGATACCAATACGCAGGCGCCCATCGCGCCGTCGACGCCCACGGTCTCTGCCCGCCGCTCCGCCGAAATCTCCCGCAATACGCGGCGTTTGGCCGAGCTCAACCTAGAGACCATGGCGGATAATATCGAGATTTTGTCCTACCGCACCGGCTGCCTGGTGGTGGCGGATTGGTTTGAGGGCACCTCCCTCAAGCAGGTGGCAGAGGCAGATAACCTCGACCCCAATTCCGTCGCCCGCGCTACCGCGCCGCTGTTTGCCGATGCCGCCACCGCCCACGACGCCGGCCTCATCCTCGGCGTGGAGCACCGCGACCGCTTCCGCGTATCCACCTCCGGCATCGTCAAGGTTGCCTTCCCCGCGGTGCTGGATGGGACGTCTGCAGAAAGCGACCGCGAGGCCCTCAGCTCCGCGCTAAGCATGCTGGTCGAATCCACCGAACCATCGCCGAAGAAGCTGCGCGATATTTCCGATGACGCCAATCTCACCGCCGATGAGGCCGCAGAGCGCCTCGAAGAGGCACGGCTGGCCTTTGATGCCGCGGATGCAGAGAACCGCGAAGAGAAGCTGGAAGAGCTGCAGGAGGCGGAGGGGCTGACCTCGGCGGGCATCGCCAAGCGCCTGCGCGAATTCGCCCCAGAAGAGCAGGAAGAAAAGACGGAGGCCCTCCCCGTGGTCGTTGAAGATGAGCCCACGCAGGAAGAGGATCCGAAGCAAGAACCCGGCTTTGGCGGCCGCGGTTACTCGGGCTCCGGCGTCGTGGTCATCGGCATTTTCGCCACCATCTTCGTCGTGGGCATGGCGGCGCTGACGACGTGGGTGATGTCCCTGCTCAGCGATGTAGAAAAGACCAGTTCGGTTACTGAAACCGTGCAGGGCTCCACGATGATCCCGGAAACCCCGCCGGTGCACCTCAAGGAATCATCCGCCATCACGGTGCCAGACGGCGAGGATAATGAGCAGCTTATCGATGGCAAGACGATCACCACCTGGTCCACGAAGGAATCCGGTTCCGGCGCCTTGGTCACCCTGGATAACCCGGCCCACCTTTCTGTCATGACCGTGACCCACACCAGGTCCAATGGCGCGCACTACGAAATCTATGGCGTTAATAAAGACGATTTCGATCCCAAGCACCCGCAGCTGAGTTCCCTTCCCAAATTGGCGGAAGGAAAGTTCAAGCACTTAAACGAGGAGCTGGAGCTCAAAGAAACGCCCCAACAATTCGATGCCGCGCTCATAGTGATCACGGAACTGCCTAAGTCAAAAGAGGTTACACTGGGGGAGGTCCAGCTTGTAGGCCATCCTTAATGTCGAGGTCAGCGGGCTGGAAAAAGAATTTTTACTTCAAGGCTTGACTAAATTTCCCAATCGGGTATCGTAGTTGGTGTTACATCACCAACAACGTTAGGAGAAACAATCATGTCCCTCGCAGCAGGTACCTACACCATCGACAAAGAGCACACCGTTATCGGCTTCGTTACCAAGCACGCTATGGTTACCAAGGTGCGCGGCAACTTCGGTGAGTTCGAAGGCACCATCAACGTCGCCGAGAACATCGCTGACTCCACCGCAGAGGCCACCATCAAGGCTGCTTCCATCTCCACCGGCAACGAGGACCGCGACGGCCACGTAAAGAACGAAGACTTCTTCAACGTGGAGGAGTACCCAGAGCTTTCCTTCACCACCACCAACGTCAACGTTGATGAGGACGGCAACGGCACCGTCACCGGTGACCTCACCATCAAGGGCACCACCAAGTCCGTCGACCTCAAGGTTGAAGAGGTCGCTACCGCTGAGGACCCATTCGGCAACTTCCGCCTGGGCTTCGAGGCGCAGACCAAGATCAACCGCAAGGACTTCGGCATCGACTTCAACGCTCCGCTCAAGACCGGCGGCGTCCTTGTTTCTGAAGACATCAAGATCGAGCTCGAGGTTTCTGCCATCAAGCAGTAATCGCACTTCTTTGAAAACCTTGGGCTCTCACAGCCTTTTGGTTACCAACCACTAAAGCCCGCGCCGCGTACCCGCCCGGCCGCGGGCTTTAGTCGTTTTCCATGGACCTTGAGTTCAGAGGGTCGAGGCGAATGCCGAAACAGAACGACGTTGACGGCATCCATCATGCTTCCCCGGCGTCCATTGCGGTGGACCGTTCGCAAATTAGTACAGACGGGAGTTTTTCTGCCCACTCTAGTGATTCTCTAACCCCGTCTGCGATGCTCAACTCGGCTTGCCAACTGAGGAGCTGTTCGGCCTTGTCGGTCAAAGTCGCACAACCCACGACATCACCGAGCCGCGGAGGAGCTGTCTGCACATTCAGGGGCTTCCCGGTCGCTTGCCCGAACGCGTCGGCGAGTTCGAACACCGTTGTTCCCGTTCCGGTTCCGAGATTAATGATATCGAAACCATCGATCTCGGATCTCGAGATGACCTCGTCGAAGTTCTGAAGCGCCGCCACGTGGGCCCGGGCGAGGTCCCAGACATGCACATAGTCACGAAGTCCGGAACCGTCGCGCGTGGGCCAATCGACACCCGTCACCGTGAATACCCCTCCGCTTCGATACGCCTCGATCATCTTGCCGAGGGCGTGCGTCGGATGTGGATCCTGGAGGCCACTACGCATACTAGGGTCTGCGCCGATCGGATTGAAATAGCGCAACGCGATCGCGTTCATCGCACCGGTGGCAGCGAAATCGCGCAGCACGCGCTCCAACATCCATTTGGATGCCGAGTAGGGACTCTGAGGGGCGACTGCTCCGGTCTCGTCGACCATGTAGTCATCACCAACTTCGTACATGGATGCGGTCGAGCTAAGAATGAAGCGGCGGACTCCGAGACCGGATAGCTCACGCAAAAGCGTCAGTGACTTGGCGACGTTGTTCTCATAGTAGTCGAGTGGCGCGGACACAGATTCAGGAACGACGATTTTCGCCGCACAGTGGATGACGGAATCGATATCTGGATGTTCAGACAGGATGTTCTGCACTACGCAGGTGTCCGCGATATCGCCTTCGTAGTTTGCATACGGCCGTGAGAACTCTTTGAGCCCCTTGCTGTAGTCATCCAAGATGACGGGCGTTATGCCATTGTCCTGGCAACATGCCGCAATGGTCGATCCAATGTATCCTGCTCCACCGGTGATGAGAACCTTCATGCATTATCCTTCAGTCGAATGCCGCGACCTTTAGCCGCGCTCGACAAGAGTATATCTGGTCGCGTCTTCTAGAGTTGTGTCTCAGCATATTTTCCTGTCAGGCAAGTGGGTCAGCAGGTCCACGCGGCAGGCTCTCGTAACCGAGCAGGAGTCCTAGAGACTCGGCCCGTCGACGCCCGGGTCCATTCTCGGAGAACTGGTCGGTCCAGAAGCCCGACCGGTGCCACTGCTGCGGGACTGGCCCGCCTTCGCCGCCCGGAGCTGCTCAGTGATCGAGTACCCGAAGATGGAATCGGTCGCCGATCCCGAGGGATCGGTGTGGGAGGAAGGTCAATGCGCTGTATCTGGCGGAGACGTCGCCGGGTGATTCGTGGACCGGTCACGACCGGTCCACGACAGTCGATGCTACCGATGCTGCTGGTTCCGGGGCCGGCGAGAGTCGGTGGAGTACGCGCGGGATCTCCTGGTCGCGGCGTGCAGCCGGGAGCGGGCAGATGTGACCCCGCACGCGGTGTGGGGCAAGAACTGGGATCGGTGGTTGATGGATCGACTGTCGACGGATCTTACGGTGGATGTTCACCCGTTCGCCGGCACACCGATGGCCGAGGCGATGGAGCACCGGGGTCAGTTGCGGGAAGCACGGCTGGACGCCTACGCCGCCCGGCAGGCCGCTGGTTCAGGTGGCGGCACCGCGGCCGGACGCGCAGCGTCCGCTGCGGGAGGTCGACGACCACCTGCTGCGTCTGGCCGGTGAGTCCTGAGGTCTGCAGTTGAAGGTCAAGCAGGCCAGTGAGCCGCTGGAGCAGGAGGCCACCGCGCTGCGGAAGGTCGAGCAGGACGCCGAAAAACTCACGGCCGCCCAGGAGCAGGCCGATCGGTGTGCCGGACTGCTCCAGGTCGCAGAGGCGCAGTCCCGGGATGCGGAGCAGGCTGCCGGCAGCGGGATCGGGTGGCTCAAGGGTGCCGGGAGGAAGAAGGCCGAGCAGCATGACCTGCACACCGCACAGCGGAAAGTCACCCAGGCGCGGCAGCAGACCGCGGTGGCACAGCAGGACGTGGAGCAGGCAGCCCGATAGCTGACAGTGGCGCAGCATCAGGCGGAGCCACTGCAGCTGTCTCCGCAGCAACGGCAGTCGTGTCAGGAGCAGTTGGCGTTGTATCGGCGTCTTGAAGACGCCGATGAGGTTCACTGGGAGATACTGGACCGTGAGCGCGAGCAAGCTCAGACGGTTGCCGCCGCTGCAGTTGGGAAAGATCTCCCAGCGGCAGAGGACATCGAGGTGGTGTTCGCTGAGTACACCTCACAGAGGCCGGTGGATTTGATGTATGAATCTGCGCCGACGCAAATATACGGGCAGATCTTGATTGTCCAAGCACGAACACTGGTTTCCCCTAAGAATCACCGATAGAATTGCCGGGACGAGGCGCAAGGAGAACACCATGAAAACGGCCACTACTTCACGGGGTATCACCTACGCATCGCTGGGGATATTAGCGGTCTCCTCGTCCCTGTGGGCTATGTACATGCAAGACAATGCATTTGCGATTATTGGCCTGCTTTGTGGAACGGCGGTCACCGCGTGGCAGATTCATCACTATAAGGCGACGATTCCACTTGCCGTTGATTTCATTGCGATAGCCGCGGGGATTGTGTCAGCTGTGGGCTTTGCGCTCCGGGAGAGCCTTTCAAGTTCCGCAATGGCATCGTTTAGCTATGCCACGGCTGGCGCATTGATCGTATACCTTATTTTCGCCGCTATCGCGATTATCAAATCTCGGGAAAGTGAGAGCTGAGCCCGGCAGCACAACACTCCATTTATCGATTTCAAATACAATTTCTCGTTAAATCTCCCACTGCGGTAACTATAGTTTCTAACTATGACGACACAACGCGATAAATCCCAGCACGAGCTGCTCCAAGAGCGCGCCGCAGCAGTAGACCTGCGGGCATACCACCTGCACCTAGACTTATCTCAGGTGAAGGAAAGCCCCACGTTCAGCGCCACGAGCCGCATCGAGCTCACCACCACCGAGCCCGAACTTTTCCTGGACTATCTGGGAGAATCGGTAAAGCAGGTAACTGTTAACGGTCAGGCACAGGACGTCGATTTTGATGGCAGCCTTATCCGCCTCCACGGGCTACCGGTAGGGGAGGAGCTGACGATTGAGGTCAGTGGCACCTCGCGCTACTCGCGCACGGGCCAGGGTTTGCACCGCATGCACGACCAGGCCGATGACGCGACCTATCTGTACTCACACCTCGAGCCTTCCGATGCCCGCCGCATCTTCCCTTGCTTTGAGCAACCCGACCTCAAGGCGCCGTTCCACGTCACCATGACCGCGCCGAAGGACTGGCAGATCCTCTCCAACCAGCCGGAGACCGAGCGCGAGGAGCACGGGGACAATGCTACGGTTCGCTTTGCGCCCACCCCGCCGCTTTCTACATACCTCACCTCTTTTGCCGCTGGGCCATATAAGTATCAGGAGCGCACCTGGACTTCGCCGGATGGCGAGCACTCCGCGCAGCTGCGCGCCTTTGCCCGCGCCTCCATGTTTGAATACTTGGACGAGGAAATCCTGGAGCTTACCGCGCAGGGCATGGACTATTTCCACGAGAACTTCGGCTTTGCCTACCCTTGGGGCAAGTACGATTCCATCTTCGTGCCGGAATATAACCTCGGCGCCATGGAGAACCCGGGCCTGGTGACCTTCACGGAAAGCTATATCTTCCGGTCAAAGGCCACGCGCAGCCAGAAGGCCGCCCGCGCAAATACCATTTTGCACGAGATGTCCCACATGTGGTTCGGCGATCTTGTCACCCCGCAGTGGTGGGATGATCTCTGGCTCAAAGAATCCTTCGCGGAGTTCATGGGCGCCGATGCCTCCGTGCACGCCACCGCCTACGAAGAGGCGTGGGTCAACTTCGCCGGCGAGCGTAAAAACTGGGCCTACCTGCAGGATCAGCTTCCCACCACGCACCCCATCAAGGCCGATATCCCAGACGTCGATGCCGCACGCCAGAACTTCGATGGCATTACCTATGCCAAGGGCGCGGCCGTGCTCAAGCAGCTCGTGCACTATGTGGGCCGCGATAATTTTTACGCGGGCGCGCGGGATTACTTCCAAGAGCATGCCTTCGCCGCGGCCACCTTCGATGACCTGCTCACGGCCCTGAAAAAGCACACTGACCGCGACCTCGATTCCTGGTCAAAGGCGTGGCTGCGCACCTGGGGTCCGGATACACTTACCCCGGAGCTGCACACGGAGGGCGAGAAGATCACCGAGCTTGCGGTGAGCGCCGAGGCCGAGGATACGACCCGGCCACACCGCCTGAGCGTGGCGCTTTTTGATGCCTCCTTGAACAAGTACCGCGAGTTCGACATCGACCTTCCCGCCGGCGGCCACCGCACCATCGTGGATGAGGCGGCGGGGGAGAAGGCCCCGGCATTGCTGCTGCTTAACGATGCCGACCACACCTACACCAAGGTCCGCTTCGACGACGTTTCGCTTGCCACCATTAGCGATCACCTCTCCGAGGTCCAGGATGGGCTCAGCCGCGCGGTCATCTGGACCTCGTTGTGGAACCTCACCAGGGACGGGGAGTGGAATGCGGAGGAGTACGTGGGGGTCGTCGCCAAGCACGCGCCCGCAGAGACCAATGCCACGCTGCTGACCACCGCCTACGGCAATGCGCACTTTGCCATCCAGCACTATGTGGCCGAAGACCGCCGCGAGCAGGTGCGCACCGAGTTCGCCGATGCGCTGTGGGAACAGCTCGGTGCCGCGGATCCGGGCTCGGATGCGCAGCTCATTCTGGCCCGCACCGCCATTGCCGCACTGGCCGCAACGCCGGAGGCCTCCGGTACCGAGCGCCTGCGGGACCTGCTCGCCGGCACGGTGGAGGGCCTGCGCCTCGATCCGCAGATTCGCTGGTCCATCCTGCGCGCCCTGGCCGCCCGCGACGGCGTCGCATTGGATGAGCTGGAGGCAGAAAAGCAGCGCGATAATACGCTGACCGGCGCGGCCGAATTCTTGGGCGCTAGCCACGCCTTCCCCACGCCGGAGACCAAGCGGGCCGCCTTCGATAGCGCGCTAACGCCAGGGGAGTACTCCAATGCGGAAGTCGATGCCCTACTGGCCGGCTTTAATGCCCCGCGCTCGGCAAAGCTACAAGAAGAATTCGCCGAAGAGTTCTTCCGCCGCGTCGAAGACATCTGGGATAACCACCCCATCGAGATCGCCAACCGGCTGATCCGCGGCCTCTACCCGGAATCTTCCATGGCGGAGTCCGCTACCACGGATCTCCTGCACAAGGATTTGCCGGGTGCGCTGCGCCGCGTGCTTCTGGAGTGCCGCGACCACCTGCGCCGCACCCTGCGCGTGCGCGCCCAGCAGTAGGCGGGTCAATAGACTGTACCGCCGCCGGCTCGCGCCGGAGTTCTCCTCGGGTCACAATTGCTTTAACACTTGTTGATCCGGGGGGAATCTACAGATGCCATTAAGTCCTGACCACAGCGACGAAGAATTAGTTGATGCTTTTATCGAGGGGGATAATAAAGCCTTTTCCGCCATCGTGGAACGCCACCGCAAGCGGCTGACCACCGTGGCGCGGCGTTATACAAGGAATGAGTACGACGCGCAGGATGTCGTGCAAGAAGCCTTCCTGCGCGCCAGCTGCAATCTCCATAACTACCGGCGGGAATCGGCCTTAAGCACGTGGCTGCACCGCCTGGTGAAAAACACCGGCTACGACTATTTAAATCACCGGGCTAATAGGGAAAACGCCTCGCTCGATAGCGATGATTTTGCCGATGATCGCAATCCACTGCTGGCGCATAACCCATCTGAAAACCTTGCCGAGCAGCTCGTCGTCCGCGAGGCTATGGAGCTTTTAAGGCAAGACCAGCGCGAAGCACTCATGCTTACCGATGTCGCCGGGTTCCGCGTCAACGAAGTTGCCACCGCCCAAGGCGTAAAGCCCGGCACCGTTAAATCTCGCCGCGCACGCGCGCGGGAGGTCTTGCGCGAAGCCATCGGTTAACTACATCTCGATATCGCATCATTCTTGCATCAATTTCGCAGCCGCTAGCCTTTACAATATGAACGATTCGCAATCTGGCGGGTAGACTCTTGACGTTACGCAAAATGACACTGTGATTTTAGGGAGTTAGCAATGACCGTCCACGATGTTGCCATCGTAGGTTCCGGACCTGCCGGTTATACCGCCGCGCTTTATGCCGCTCGTGCTGAACTCAGCCCCATTGTATTTGAGGGATTTGAATACGGTGGCGAATTAATGAACACCACCGAGGTAGAGAACTACCCGGGCTTCCAAAAGGGCATCATGGGCCCAGAGCTCATGGAAGAAATGCGCGCACAGTCAATCCGCTTTGGCGCGGATCTGCGCATGGAAGTCGTCGACTCCGTTGAGTTGGAGGGCGATATTAAAAAGCTCCACGTGGGCGATGAGGTATTTGAAGCCCGCACGGTAATCCTCGCCACCGGCGCCGCACCGCGCCACCTTGGCATTCCCGGCGAGGAAGAGCTCTCCGGCCGCGGTGTTTCCACCTGCGCTACGTGCGATGGCTTCTTCTTCAAGGGACACAATATCGCCGTCATCGGCGGCGGCGATTCCGCCATGGAGGAAGCTACCTTCCTGACCAAGTTCGCGGAGTCTGTCACCATTGTCAACCGCTCCGAAAACTTCCGCGCATCTAAGATCATGTTGGACCGCGCCCAGGAGAACGAGCAGATTAAGTGGGAAACCAATAAGGTTGTCGAGCGCGTGCTTGAAGATGACGGCAAGGTCGGCGGCCTAGAGCTCAAGGACGTTGAGACTGGGGAAACCTCCACCTTGGATGTCACCGCCATGTTCGTTGCCATTGGCCACGATCCGCGCTCGTCCTTCCTCAACGGCCAGGTAAAGCTAAACGATAACGGCTACGTTGAGGTTGATCAGCCCTCCACTAAGACCTCCCTGCCTGGCGTTTTCGCTTGCGGTGACTTGGTAGATGATCACTATCAGCAGGCCATCACCGCCGCAGGATCTGGCTGCCGCGCTGCCATGGATGCGGAACAATTCTTGGCTGCAAACCGTTAGATCCAGTATGAGTAACGTCAAAAAGGTAACCACTGAAACATTCCGTTTTGATGTCATCGAGTCGGATAAACCCGTCGTCGTAGACTTCTGGGCGGAATGGTGCGGGCCATGCAAGAAGCTGTCTCCGATCTTGGAAGAGGTCGCAGATGAGCTCGACGGTGAGGTCACCATCGCCAAGGTCAACGTCGATGAAGAACGAAACCTCGGTGCCATGTTCCAAATCATGTCCATCCCAAATGTATTGATTTTCAACAATGGCGAGAAGGTCGATGAGTTCGTTGGCCTGCGTTCTAAAGATGACATCGTGGCGCAAGTGAAAAAGCAGTTATAGCTGTTAATCTTGTTACTAAAGTTAACGAGTAGGAAATCTGCCATGCGGTCCAAAGTCCTAGGGCCGTGGAAGGGGTGAAAGGCGTGAATCGCGTTCTTCGGGTTGGTGATTCAAGTGTGCGCGTAGCTGAAGCTCGCGCCACCTTGGCTCGCCTTGGCCTCTTATCAGATTTCACGGGGGAACTGTCTGCCTGGAAAAAGCAGAAGTACTCCGAGACTGATAAGACCTTTGATGCCGATCTCGCTGAAGTGCTCAAGGCATTTCAGCAGTCGCGCGGCATCCTCCCAACGGGAGAGATCGACGATCTCACCCTGCGCGAGTTACGCCAAGCCTCTTATACCCTGGGTAGCCGTGTATTGAGCTACGAGCCCACCAATGCCTTGGTGGGCGATGACATTTCGCAATTGCAGCAGCAACTGCAAGAGCTTGGGTTTTATCAAGACCGCGTCGATGGTCATTTTGGCCGCACTACCCACGCCGCGCTCACCGAATACCAGCACAATTGCGGGCTGCAGGAAGACGGCGTGTGTGGCCCCGCGACCATTCGCGCGCTCAGCTTGCTCGGCCGCCGCATCACCGGCGGTTCGGCGCACAATATTGTAGAACGCGAGCGCGTGCGCAATGCCGGACCAAAGCTGGCTGGCAAGCGCGTGGTCATTGACCCTGCGCTCAGTGGCCGGGACTCTGGCTTCACGGTCAAGGGCCGTTTTGGTGATATTTCTGAGCAAGAAATTCTATGGGATCTCACCCAGCGCATCGAAGGCCGCATGATCGCCGCCGGCATGGAGACCATTATTTCGCGCCCCCGCACCGATGATGCGGACGTGCAATCCCGTGCCGAGCTGGCTAATGCCTTTGATGCCGATATGGTCATCTCTTTGGCGTGCGATTCTTACCCCAATGAGAAGGCCCATGGCGTAGCCACGTTCTACTTTGGTTCCGAATCCGGAAACTCCTCACTCATTGGTGAGACCCTATCTGGCTTCATCCAGCGTGAAATCGTGGCCCGCACCGATCTGCAGGACTGCTCTAACCATGGCCGCACCTGGGATCTCTTGCGCCTGACGCAGATGCCGGTGGTACAGATCTTTTTGGGTTATCTCACCAACCCTGAGGACGTCAAAATCCTGACCAACCCTAAGCGCCGTGATGATATTGCAGAAGCAATCGTCATCGCCGTCAAGCGCATGTACCTCATGGAGCAAGACACCGCCATTACCGGCACCTACAAATTCTCCGAGCTGC
The window above is part of the Corynebacterium accolens genome. Proteins encoded here:
- the murJ gene encoding murein biosynthesis integral membrane protein MurJ; the protein is MTEKDGRQAHHAEKAPAGAVDPTDTAPNAKENRVPVTAGARGRIVRASPPAPVPEKRPTPSVQNTTVPPEEDKSALTGRNAEIEASNQDVIRATGTMAIATLLSRITGFLRQMLIGATLGATVGTAFSSANQIPNLVTEIVLGAVLTSLVVPVLVRAEKEDSDRGETFVRRLFTLAFSILGIVTILSVIFAPFLTRMMLPEDSKANAVQATSLAFLLLPQILFYGLFALFQAVLNTKNIFGPGAWAPVVNNIISISVLLAYRFLPGRLDPHDPTPVADPHIMLLGLGTTTAVIVQCLILVPYLKKAGINLRPKWGLDARIKQFGGMALAIITYVAISQLGYVVTSRVAAYADAGAPLVYQNAWLMLQVPYGVIGVTLLTAIMPRLSRNAADGDVDAVVRDLTLGTKLTFIALIPIVIFMTGFGVPIARALFQYGAYGADSAEQLGLTISFSAFTLIPYALVLLHLRVFYAREEAWTPTFIIAGITLTKIVLTLLAPLMTSNPDRVVILLGTANGFGFVSGAVIGGFLLKRKLGSLGGKAVTQTVLWSSGAGAVGLVVSWALYWLMQLVLPAQLPSIVSLVKVVVLGIVFVIITGIVLSKSSLPEVQNLARALQRIPGMSRFITVDNSKAIEVEEPDLQEIQPVYTQDSFNATLVPPPMSAGIVRGPRLVPGAPVSDGRFRLLQDHGAVSGARFWQAREQATGRLVALTFVDTNTQAPIAPSTPTVSARRSAEISRNTRRLAELNLETMADNIEILSYRTGCLVVADWFEGTSLKQVAEADNLDPNSVARATAPLFADAATAHDAGLILGVEHRDRFRVSTSGIVKVAFPAVLDGTSAESDREALSSALSMLVESTEPSPKKLRDISDDANLTADEAAERLEEARLAFDAADAENREEKLEELQEAEGLTSAGIAKRLREFAPEEQEEKTEALPVVVEDEPTQEEDPKQEPGFGGRGYSGSGVVVIGIFATIFVVGMAALTTWVMSLLSDVEKTSSVTETVQGSTMIPETPPVHLKESSAITVPDGEDNEQLIDGKTITTWSTKESGSGALVTLDNPAHLSVMTVTHTRSNGAHYEIYGVNKDDFDPKHPQLSSLPKLAEGKFKHLNEELELKETPQQFDAALIVITELPKSKEVTLGEVQLVGHP
- a CDS encoding YceI family protein, which encodes MSLAAGTYTIDKEHTVIGFVTKHAMVTKVRGNFGEFEGTINVAENIADSTAEATIKAASISTGNEDRDGHVKNEDFFNVEEYPELSFTTTNVNVDEDGNGTVTGDLTIKGTTKSVDLKVEEVATAEDPFGNFRLGFEAQTKINRKDFGIDFNAPLKTGGVLVSEDIKIELEVSAIKQ
- the galE gene encoding UDP-glucose 4-epimerase GalE, whose protein sequence is MKVLITGGAGYIGSTIAACCQDNGITPVILDDYSKGLKEFSRPYANYEGDIADTCVVQNILSEHPDIDSVIHCAAKIVVPESVSAPLDYYENNVAKSLTLLRELSGLGVRRFILSSTASMYEVGDDYMVDETGAVAPQSPYSASKWMLERVLRDFAATGAMNAIALRYFNPIGADPSMRSGLQDPHPTHALGKMIEAYRSGGVFTVTGVDWPTRDGSGLRDYVHVWDLARAHVAALQNFDEVISRSEIDGFDIINLGTGTGTTVFELADAFGQATGKPLNVQTAPPRLGDVVGCATLTDKAEQLLSWQAELSIADGVRESLEWAEKLPSVLICERSTAMDAGEA
- the pepN gene encoding aminopeptidase N; translation: MTTQRDKSQHELLQERAAAVDLRAYHLHLDLSQVKESPTFSATSRIELTTTEPELFLDYLGESVKQVTVNGQAQDVDFDGSLIRLHGLPVGEELTIEVSGTSRYSRTGQGLHRMHDQADDATYLYSHLEPSDARRIFPCFEQPDLKAPFHVTMTAPKDWQILSNQPETEREEHGDNATVRFAPTPPLSTYLTSFAAGPYKYQERTWTSPDGEHSAQLRAFARASMFEYLDEEILELTAQGMDYFHENFGFAYPWGKYDSIFVPEYNLGAMENPGLVTFTESYIFRSKATRSQKAARANTILHEMSHMWFGDLVTPQWWDDLWLKESFAEFMGADASVHATAYEEAWVNFAGERKNWAYLQDQLPTTHPIKADIPDVDAARQNFDGITYAKGAAVLKQLVHYVGRDNFYAGARDYFQEHAFAAATFDDLLTALKKHTDRDLDSWSKAWLRTWGPDTLTPELHTEGEKITELAVSAEAEDTTRPHRLSVALFDASLNKYREFDIDLPAGGHRTIVDEAAGEKAPALLLLNDADHTYTKVRFDDVSLATISDHLSEVQDGLSRAVIWTSLWNLTRDGEWNAEEYVGVVAKHAPAETNATLLTTAYGNAHFAIQHYVAEDRREQVRTEFADALWEQLGAADPGSDAQLILARTAIAALAATPEASGTERLRDLLAGTVEGLRLDPQIRWSILRALAARDGVALDELEAEKQRDNTLTGAAEFLGASHAFPTPETKRAAFDSALTPGEYSNAEVDALLAGFNAPRSAKLQEEFAEEFFRRVEDIWDNHPIEIANRLIRGLYPESSMAESATTDLLHKDLPGALRRVLLECRDHLRRTLRVRAQQ
- a CDS encoding RNA polymerase sigma factor, translating into MPLSPDHSDEELVDAFIEGDNKAFSAIVERHRKRLTTVARRYTRNEYDAQDVVQEAFLRASCNLHNYRRESALSTWLHRLVKNTGYDYLNHRANRENASLDSDDFADDRNPLLAHNPSENLAEQLVVREAMELLRQDQREALMLTDVAGFRVNEVATAQGVKPGTVKSRRARAREVLREAIG